One region of Demequina sp. TMPB413 genomic DNA includes:
- a CDS encoding LacI family DNA-binding transcriptional regulator produces MAAKRVTLADVAAASGIAVSTASLVLSGRGTDVRISQTVQERVKAKAVELGYRPNAMSVGLRKGVTSTLGFVSDSVASSRLAGDMIKGAIEAARDRGFMVFVAETSGNLTQEHLLLDAMFDRQVDGLILASMFTQERDIPPAVERTPAVLLNIGPTSATNLPVVLPDEHEAGRQAAQALLDAGHRDIHLVGAGLGPEGVPARALAGVQRRAGILSVMAEHGLEPASGHIAHQWLPKEGWLIVSELLKDHQPGALICFNDRLAMGAYQALQERGLSIPEDVSVVSFDDASIASWLRPGLTTFALPHRSMGKRAADLLITQIELERAQGSATSEGGTHLIPMPMRDRESLGPPRA; encoded by the coding sequence GTGGCAGCGAAGCGCGTGACGCTCGCCGACGTTGCGGCGGCCTCTGGCATCGCGGTCTCGACGGCCTCGCTCGTCCTCTCGGGCCGCGGCACCGACGTACGCATCTCTCAGACGGTCCAAGAGCGCGTCAAGGCCAAGGCCGTCGAGCTGGGGTATCGCCCCAACGCCATGTCCGTCGGCCTGCGCAAGGGTGTGACCAGCACGCTTGGCTTCGTGTCGGACTCCGTCGCCTCGTCTCGCCTCGCTGGCGACATGATCAAGGGCGCCATCGAGGCCGCCAGGGACCGCGGCTTCATGGTGTTTGTCGCCGAGACGAGCGGAAACCTCACTCAAGAGCACTTGCTGCTTGACGCCATGTTCGACCGCCAGGTTGACGGGCTCATCCTCGCGTCAATGTTCACTCAGGAACGTGACATCCCGCCAGCGGTTGAGCGCACCCCGGCCGTGTTGCTCAACATCGGCCCCACCTCTGCAACCAACCTGCCAGTCGTGCTTCCCGACGAACATGAGGCTGGGCGCCAGGCCGCTCAAGCCCTTCTCGACGCCGGCCACCGCGACATTCACCTCGTGGGTGCGGGACTTGGACCGGAAGGGGTGCCTGCGCGTGCACTCGCTGGCGTCCAACGTCGGGCGGGAATCCTGAGCGTGATGGCCGAGCACGGGCTTGAACCTGCATCGGGGCATATCGCGCATCAGTGGTTGCCAAAAGAGGGCTGGCTCATTGTCAGCGAGCTGCTGAAGGACCACCAGCCTGGCGCACTGATCTGCTTCAACGACCGCCTCGCGATGGGCGCTTACCAAGCGCTCCAAGAACGAGGCTTGAGCATTCCCGAGGACGTGTCCGTGGTGTCCTTTGACGACGCGTCCATCGCCAGTTGGCTGCGACCGGGCCTTACGACCTTCGCCCTCCCTCACAGGAGCATGGGCAAGCGCGCAGCCGACTTGTTGATCACCCAGATCGAGCTCGAGCGCGCTCAAGGATCGGCGACGTCTGAAGGAGGCACTCACCTCATTCCGATGCCGATGCGTGACCGGGAGTCGCTAGGGCCGCCCAGGGCGTGA